The Mya arenaria isolate MELC-2E11 chromosome 15, ASM2691426v1 genomic sequence GTCCAGAGCTTGCGCATTTccaaaattatttaacaaactgTCTAAGTCGTTTGCATAGCGGAATTGATAAGTTGTTGCTGAAATAAAAAGGTAACTAATTATCCAACTTCATTGTGATTTTAATACTCGTTTTACACtttctttaattaaaagaaattatgtTAAGTAGAAATGATTTAAGTTAACCTCAAATAAAGTATTCAGTGGCAACACTTATTCATGTGTTATGTCAATGAGAGCCTATAAATGCGTTCATGTTACCACTTGGAATACGAGGGGAAAAGGCCATGGTGCGTATTGTTACAGCATTATAGTATAATTGAACATGTTAATATTACCTGCTGTTGTAACTAGGGTAAATAAGGTGAGCATGCCAAATATCATACCATTAACAAACATACCGTGTAGGTATTGGGTACACTAGTTTTGTCATGATCTAATGCATGTATTGCAGTTTCTGTGTCTGATTTTCTATCCTAAATGTTATGTACGattcacacaaaataaaattttgtttaactaagtattttaacaacaaaatgatcAAGATTGGTCGTTCTTAACGTGGGCGTTTTGATtatcttacaaaaatatacaagcATGGTACCTTGGCCAGTGTATCTGTCGTCACCTGTTGCTGTCCAGCGTATTGTAAAATGTCGGGTGTTTCCATTCGTTTCCACATCTTCTATTCTGAGATCAGTAATCTTTCCCGGGGAAGTAGTATCCCCTATTGTTGTTGGAGATAAATTGGCATCCTCAACAAGTGAAAACCTTTCAAACCTTTCCTCAATAACGATTTCTTCAAACGCGTCTGAATAATAAGTTTCACTGGTTGAAACATAATCATAGTACGTTTAATTTACAATTGGATAACATGAATACAACACAATTACGGATAGCGTCGGAACTGTAAAATCTATTAAAGGAGGCCTATTCATGTTGAGATTAACGGGCATAACTGTCCGCATAGCAATACTTTTTGAACGTAAAAGACTCCCACTACAATTCAACATATTACATTTTACGATTGGAACACAAAGTACAACCAAGTCAATGTGCCGTTTGTATAACCTGTTTATAAGTGAGTTGAGTAATTACCTGGGTTTAACGTTGCGGCTCCGACAATGCCAGTCACAATAATGATTGAATTTGCCTTCACAGTGACGCGGGTTTCACTCCGGCCTTCTTTGGGACATGTAAACTGTCCTGTATAAGTTCCGTCGCCTGCTGTAATGTCTTTACCTAAATAAGTTAGAAGCTATATCATTTGTGGTTCAAATGAACCATTAGGACGAATAAAAGATTCTTCACAATAATAAACCACTTAAGCATGTGCTACAGGCAGTGGTCATAAGTCATTAGTCTCTTACTATTGCTATCAGATGCATTTATTGTTTCAACGTTAAAGAATTTATTCATAGGACCTGGCGCCATTTAAGGACATTGTTGAAGTcgcattttgtacattttaaacagGTAAAATGCTTAGAATTGTAACCTTTTCCATTGTCCcgtaaaattacaaaacatgatCCAGACGTGGCGACGACGTTTGCATTCAAAACAGGAGCATTCCCCTTCAATACGTCCGTATAAACCACGTCGTCGGAGAAACGGGTCGTTACGGTAACTTGATGGTTATCCTTTGATTTAGATTTCACATCGTACTCCCAATTTATAGCTGTATCAGGCTTggttttaacaacaacaaaatatgtccCTTTCTGAAAATATATGGTAAAGACACATAACGACGGCTCTTGGGAtgaattaacaatattatttcgTTGAAACTATGTGTAACTTTAATGCAGACTTTCGCCTCGTCCTGTTCCTTAACGTTTCGTCATGGAACTTAGTCTTAAccttatttcttttcaaaatattgtaaacatgtacGTATCATTAGTAGCAAAACCTCTGAAGCGAAAGCCTAGAAATTAATGCCGTTACGTAAGCTATCAgaaattcaaacaataaaaacagttgaCATGCATCACATTTGGTATTGTAAATACCTATGAAATAGTCCTCACCTGAAACAAGAACAACGATAATATTACTTTGTATGGAAAGTAAGTCAATAAACGCATTATAGAAAGTTGAACTTACTGTTAATTTTCCAGTCAACCGTGCCATAATCGGTGTCTcacttatatttaaacttttctcAAGTAAGCCCTCCTCTCCTCTTATTTCAAAGTCAAAGTGTAGGCCAGGGTTGCTTGGAAATATGACAACTGTTGTGTTTAAACCCATCCCACCATCGATagtgaaattaaaattcaaCACGCTGCTATTCCTTAACGTCCCTGATCTCATCTACAAGACACAATGATTTTAAACCTAAAACAAACCATTGCAGCACGAGTCCGTACCCCTTGCAATGTATGCGTCACATTGTAGAATTTGtcataatttatatgtatataacattgatgtttaaatcttaaattgtaaataagtgTTAAGTGCTTCATTCCTTTCGTATAAACAGAAAACGAGCGTTTAGatcattttttcaacaatataaGTGTTGCTCCAAATGGCTTTAGGTACGGGTGCGTGTACATGTGGACTAACTTTATTTTACTGCGATAACCATGTCTGCATGCAATACACATTTTTAGAATTACTCATACAAAGACAAGAGGAAATTTGTTTATGGTAGTATCAAAAAAGCGTCAATAAACTGTATCACCTTCACCCTACCACAAAGGATACCACTTTAACAATGGACAATTACTAAAAGAATACAGCACCCAGAGTGCTAGTTCTAATGCATTGCACTTCTCCTAATGAAATCTTTCTGATATGTATATGCAGTTTGAGGTAAACTCCTCAACGATTTCacgttatgctccggacaaaaataGATAACTATGAACATAAACaaagatcattttaaaaactGCATTCAGAATGATGGTTCCTGAGCACTGCACTTCTATCtgtatataaaatttgaattaatacCTTAAGGGCATTTTAAGATTTGCCCGGAACAAAAATAGGtatgaaaattaataaaggtAATAACTAAAAACATGCTGCACCATAAAAACTTAAACTTTTCAAGTTACGCTCTAGACAAAGATTCTCGGAATCCACAGGCACTTTcccacacacatacacacgccTACATCACTATTCCCTTTCGAAGGTGGCAACTATACATAGGCGAAAGAGAAGTTAGGTATCCAAGTATGAAAGAGCGAGCAGAAGCAGGATTACGTCATTCGCATATACTAGAATACTAGTATGTGGTTTTCGCAACTTCTCTATTTACCAATTTTTAACAGATATCATACCTCCTCCGATTTACATCCGCCCCCGGTCATACTGTTCGACAATGCTTTGGATAAGACAGAAACAAACGTAATATTTCCTCCAATCTCCAGAAAAAGACTTTTTCCACCAGTAATTTTCGAAACGTCGGCGAGTCGTACAGAAGACTGGTTTGAGATAGCGACTGTGTGTATGAGTATACCAAGATCTTTCGCTCTGTTTGCTTGCTCtgttattgttaaattgttcGTCGTCTCTTCGCCATCAGACATAAGAATAATCTCAGAATGTTTTGAGGACGTGGGAAAGGTTTTTATGATTTCCTGAAGAAAAACTATATGTAAGTTGTGGTCTGtaattttgtgtttatattagCACCTTAACTAACTTTCGGTTGCCATATTAGTTTTTCTTTACACTTAACATTACTTCCTTCTTTTTAGAATAGAAACTGCATCTTACAACTGTATAACCAATAAAAGCAAAAccctatttttattttaagcactttttcaattcttaaaaaaacaatttatatatattgcttattATGTAATTCCTAACGTTTTTGGTCTCTTTCTGAcaaacttatttaataattatacatataatagtaatgttctgataaaatctttcttatagcaaaaaaatgaaaagcaagaatgcttttaataatttaatagaCAAATCAACATTGAGAGATTGAACTCTTACATCTATAGCAAGCTTCAGTCCACATCCGATACATGTACCGCCATCGGGAATCGTTGGAAGAGCATCAACTAGAGCAGCCCTCGTGGCTTCACTATCGACCTTAGTAATAGCTGTAGAATGAGGGcggtatttgttttattttaaaaaatttcagcaataaattcgattttaaattttatgtgtTTATGCCTGGTTGTTAAAGAATAAACATAGGCTGTTGGCAAtacaaattgtgttttttatgtGT encodes the following:
- the LOC128219189 gene encoding calcium-activated chloride channel regulator 1-like; protein product: MDNQFVDQLDLFCDDSEDTPVAKRHNKLATNKQNLYCDHKSVWAVMREHSDFTGVHSERLPIHTDTTPVFTVSQETKSRKVFVLDKSGSMELDSPMRIVRLHETGKYIIESEEEICADSYLGIVWFDSSASVRKAITKVDSEATRAALVDALPTIPDGGTCIGCGLKLAIDEIIKTFPTSSKHSEIILMSDGEETTNNLTITEQANRAKDLGILIHTVAISNQSSVRLADVSKITGGKSLFLEIGGNITFVSVLSKALSNSMTGGGCKSEEMRSGTLRNSSVLNFNFTIDGGMGLNTTVVIFPSNPGLHFDFEIRGEEGLLEKSLNISETPIMARLTGKLTKGTYFVVVKTKPDTAINWEYDVKSKSKDNHQVTVTTRFSDDVVYTDVLKGNAPVLNANVVATSGSCFVILRDNGKGKDITAGDGTYTGQFTCPKEGRSETRVTVKANSIIIVTGIVGAATLNPDAFEEIVIEERFERFSLVEDANLSPTTIGDTTSPGKITDLRIEDVETNGNTRHFTIRWTATGDDRYTGQATTYQFRYANDLDSLLNNFGNAQALDIGQQNLYPRDSGEDETVDISVTAEKEFNETAFLGIRALDEVGNEGAMSNIVSIVIANGFNISFNGRTNHTYIAPPPIIDDDKTIVGLIIGVVIGTAVPVIILIAACVVINLRRHKLNNPHSTRDPRKEEIGDNPSFSEGNRYNHQTQTAYVYKGYGSHGQMVVY